A single region of the Nitrospiraceae bacterium genome encodes:
- a CDS encoding FIST N-terminal domain-containing protein, translated as MITPSSRATHSSTLQFASALSRSTDTEAAARDVADTVRRQIGENPVNLAFAFFSAHHAAHASVISAMLQEALQPAVCVGCSGEGVISGSEELETAPAITLWVAHLPQVHVTPLRLSFSDVRDQIQISGWPESTVAESTFILVADPFTTPMRDVLSVMADRYPGAKAIGGLAGGGHDAGANRLLLDHEVFDGGLVGVRLDGPVSVRTVISQGCRPIGDRFVVTKAERNLVYELGGKPALQRLQDIFESLEGTHRRDAHLALHLGIVIDEHRNRFERGDFLVRNLIGADQQSGAIAIGDVVEEGQTVQFQLRDGISASEDLQVLLAKDRTVHRAPTLSALLFSCCGRGQGLFGYPHHDSSAIHERFGNIPVAGFFAQGEIGPVGGRNFLHGYTASVALFAEPDL; from the coding sequence ATGATCACCCCTTCTTCCCGCGCTACCCACAGCAGCACACTCCAATTTGCGTCGGCGCTCTCTCGAAGCACCGATACGGAAGCGGCGGCTCGTGATGTAGCGGATACCGTCCGTCGGCAGATCGGTGAGAACCCAGTGAATCTCGCGTTCGCGTTCTTCTCCGCCCACCATGCTGCACACGCTTCCGTCATCTCAGCAATGCTGCAAGAGGCGCTACAGCCAGCGGTCTGTGTCGGTTGTTCAGGCGAAGGGGTGATCAGTGGATCTGAAGAACTGGAAACAGCACCGGCGATCACGCTCTGGGTCGCACACCTCCCTCAAGTGCACGTGACCCCCCTCCGGCTGTCTTTTTCCGACGTGCGAGATCAGATCCAAATAAGCGGCTGGCCTGAATCCACCGTAGCCGAATCCACCTTTATCCTGGTCGCTGATCCCTTTACGACACCGATGCGAGATGTACTGTCGGTGATGGCGGATCGGTATCCAGGGGCGAAAGCCATCGGTGGTCTGGCTGGAGGAGGCCACGATGCTGGTGCAAACCGGTTGTTGCTCGACCATGAAGTCTTCGACGGAGGACTTGTCGGCGTACGACTGGATGGACCCGTCTCGGTCCGAACGGTGATCTCACAAGGATGTCGTCCGATCGGCGATCGATTTGTCGTCACCAAAGCGGAGCGGAATTTGGTTTATGAGCTGGGTGGAAAACCCGCGCTCCAACGGCTCCAGGACATCTTCGAATCGCTAGAGGGTACCCACCGGCGAGACGCACACCTCGCTCTCCACCTCGGTATCGTTATCGATGAGCACCGAAATCGGTTTGAACGAGGAGACTTTCTGGTTCGGAACTTGATCGGCGCGGACCAGCAGTCCGGCGCGATCGCCATCGGCGATGTCGTTGAAGAAGGCCAGACCGTTCAGTTTCAACTTCGCGACGGCATATCCGCGAGCGAGGATTTGCAGGTCCTACTCGCCAAGGACCGTACGGTACACCGTGCTCCTACTTTGAGCGCGTTACTCTTCAGCTGCTGTGGACGTGGACAAGGGCTGTTTGGCTACCCGCATCACGACAGCAGCGCGATTCACGAACGATTTGGAAACATCCCCGTGGCAGGATTCTTTGCCCAAGGAGAAATTGGTCCGGTTGGAGGACGAAACTTCCTCCATGGCTATACAGCCAGTGTGGCGCTTTTTGCAGAGCCGGACTTGTGA
- a CDS encoding FKBP-type peptidyl-prolyl cis-trans isomerase — MKGTENNTGRNQITTASGLTYVDEVVGHGEVAVAGKTATVHYTGWLENGNKFDSSIDRGQPFSFRLGVGQVIKGWDEGVQGMKVGGKRKLTIPANLGYGASGAGGVIPPHAILIFDVELLGV; from the coding sequence ATGAAGGGAACTGAGAATAATACTGGCAGAAATCAAATCACTACCGCATCCGGCCTCACGTATGTGGATGAGGTTGTCGGTCACGGTGAAGTCGCCGTCGCGGGAAAGACAGCGACCGTCCATTACACAGGCTGGCTAGAGAACGGGAACAAGTTCGACAGTTCCATCGACCGAGGCCAGCCATTCTCCTTTCGCCTCGGAGTCGGGCAGGTCATCAAAGGATGGGACGAAGGAGTGCAGGGCATGAAAGTGGGTGGCAAGCGGAAGCTGACGATTCCTGCCAATCTCGGATATGGTGCCAGCGGGGCCGGCGGCGTCATTCCTCCCCATGCGATCCTGATCTTCGATGTCGAACTCCTCGGCGTGTGA
- the gcvT gene encoding glycine cleavage system aminomethyltransferase GcvT, giving the protein MQRTPLIAQHQSAGAKLVDFAGWEMPIQYSGVVDEYQTVRTKVGLFDVSHMGRFWLSGADTLAFLQRVTTNDVRKLAVSHAQYSTVCNEQGGIKDDIFIYRIASEDFLLCVNASNREKILSWLKSHLAAPQAVILEDRSMRLSQIAIQGPQSRELLASLGGTALTALKLHQVCHSNLGGFPCLLARTGYTGELGYEIYIDTDKVGRLWDLLMQKGSAWGLKPAGLGARDLLRLEMGYLLYGNDINEETTPLEANVEWTVSFQKGDFIGNQALLIQKQTGVARRFMAFELVERAVPRHGFKILDAVSARIIGEVTSGNFSPLLQKGIGVGYVPPSYAIPGTSLTIDIRGKATPAVVVKGPFYKKPRANSV; this is encoded by the coding sequence ATGCAGCGGACGCCACTCATCGCGCAACATCAATCCGCCGGCGCCAAGCTCGTTGATTTCGCCGGCTGGGAGATGCCGATTCAATACAGCGGCGTCGTGGACGAATACCAGACCGTCCGAACGAAGGTCGGCCTGTTTGACGTCAGCCATATGGGCCGGTTTTGGCTCTCCGGTGCCGACACACTGGCATTCCTCCAGCGAGTGACAACCAACGACGTCAGGAAACTCGCTGTATCTCATGCCCAGTATTCCACAGTCTGCAACGAGCAAGGCGGGATCAAAGACGACATTTTTATTTATCGGATTGCGTCGGAAGACTTCCTCTTATGCGTCAATGCCTCGAACCGTGAAAAGATTCTTTCCTGGCTGAAAAGCCACCTGGCGGCACCACAGGCGGTGATTCTTGAAGATCGTTCGATGCGGTTGTCTCAGATCGCCATTCAAGGCCCTCAGTCTCGAGAGTTGCTCGCCAGTCTCGGCGGCACAGCCCTCACCGCGCTTAAACTTCATCAGGTCTGTCACTCGAATCTTGGTGGCTTTCCATGCCTCCTCGCGCGGACCGGCTACACCGGAGAACTGGGTTACGAAATTTACATCGACACGGATAAGGTCGGTCGTCTATGGGACCTTCTCATGCAGAAAGGGTCGGCGTGGGGCCTCAAGCCGGCTGGTCTCGGCGCGAGAGACCTGCTCAGGCTGGAAATGGGCTACCTCCTTTACGGAAACGATATCAACGAAGAGACGACGCCGCTTGAGGCCAACGTCGAATGGACCGTCAGCTTCCAGAAAGGCGATTTCATCGGCAATCAGGCGTTGCTCATACAAAAACAGACCGGCGTGGCTCGTCGTTTCATGGCCTTCGAGCTTGTCGAAAGGGCCGTGCCGAGGCACGGGTTCAAGATTCTTGATGCAGTATCAGCACGGATCATTGGGGAAGTCACCAGCGGTAATTTCTCACCGCTGCTTCAAAAGGGTATTGGGGTTGGCTATGTTCCTCCATCGTACGCAATCCCGGGTACTTCACTCACGATCGACATTCGTGGGAAGGCAACCCCGGCGGTTGTCGTCAAGGGGCCGTTCTATAAGAAGCCAAGAGCCAATAGCGTATAG
- a CDS encoding NUDIX hydrolase, translating to MIKNIYKGKIVTLNIDTIVLPNGVTVDLEIVRHPGASAVVPLKEDGTVVLIRQFRHAAGGFIYEIPAGKLSPGEEPMACAARELEEEIGYRAGSYELLSSIFTAPGFTDEVIHIYKATGLMKGRQQLDRDEVLEVVEMPLYEAMTMIKRGTIRDAKTIVGLQMVYIVSCHR from the coding sequence ATGATCAAGAACATCTATAAAGGTAAAATCGTCACGTTGAATATCGACACGATCGTGCTTCCAAACGGTGTCACGGTTGACTTGGAGATCGTGCGTCATCCCGGAGCCTCGGCGGTCGTCCCGCTCAAAGAGGATGGCACTGTCGTGCTGATTCGTCAGTTTCGCCATGCGGCGGGAGGATTCATCTACGAAATTCCGGCTGGGAAGCTTTCGCCAGGAGAAGAGCCTATGGCTTGCGCGGCTCGAGAACTTGAAGAGGAAATCGGCTACAGGGCCGGTTCCTATGAATTGCTCTCCAGCATCTTTACTGCTCCAGGGTTTACGGATGAAGTCATTCACATTTACAAAGCCACCGGCTTGATGAAGGGTCGGCAACAGTTGGATCGGGACGAAGTGCTCGAGGTCGTTGAAATGCCGTTGTACGAGGCAATGACGATGATTAAAAGGGGGACGATACGCGACGCGAAAACGATTGTAGGTTTACAGATGGTCTATATTGTGAGTTGTCATCGGTAG
- a CDS encoding mismatch-specific DNA-glycosylase — MATHRQLPDYIRPGLSVLFVGINPGLRSAHVGHHFAGHSNRFWKLLYESRLVTDQLTYKDDWRLPDWGLGLTNIISRSSAGIDVLKPHEYRAGLVRLRSKVARFRPKIIALLGVTIFRMVFPTETAPFSRLSLGLQTARFAGVPVFLLPNPSGRNAHYSYHRMLMTFQALRQAVPRERVRRSHSPPHQ; from the coding sequence ATGGCCACACATCGACAACTCCCTGATTACATTCGCCCGGGTCTGAGCGTTCTGTTTGTAGGGATCAATCCTGGGCTGCGATCCGCCCACGTAGGTCACCACTTCGCCGGCCATTCCAATCGATTCTGGAAACTGCTTTATGAATCGAGACTGGTCACAGACCAACTCACCTATAAGGACGATTGGCGTCTACCTGACTGGGGGTTGGGCCTCACAAATATCATTAGCCGCAGTAGTGCTGGCATCGATGTCCTCAAACCGCATGAATATCGGGCCGGCCTCGTCCGACTGCGAAGCAAAGTGGCTCGCTTCAGACCCAAAATCATTGCGCTGCTCGGCGTGACCATCTTTCGCATGGTCTTCCCCACTGAGACAGCACCCTTCTCCCGACTGTCGCTGGGTCTTCAGACTGCCCGGTTTGCCGGTGTTCCGGTATTTCTGCTCCCGAATCCAAGCGGACGGAACGCTCACTATTCCTATCATCGCATGTTGATGACCTTTCAAGCTCTTCGCCAGGCGGTTCCGCGTGAACGAGTTCGTCGTTCGCACTCTCCTCCTCATCAATAA
- a CDS encoding enoyl-ACP reductase: protein MLLDGKKGLIIGVANKHSIAWAIAQSASSQGARLFFNYQNERLKENVEELVATMPGSKAFACDVGDDAQIEALMQHAHKEVGQLDFVVHSVAFAPREELTGQFVNTTRKGFATALDVSAYSLVAVTRAAMPLMTGGGSVVTLTYLGAERVVPHYNVMGVAKAALEATVRYLAHDLGPKNIRVNAISAGPIKTLAARGVSGISKMVDHHKEFAPLRHATEQGEVGDTALFLISPLGRGITGEVIYVDGGYHILGSLTSAE, encoded by the coding sequence ATGTTGCTAGACGGGAAGAAGGGCTTGATCATCGGCGTCGCCAACAAACACAGCATCGCCTGGGCCATCGCCCAATCAGCATCCAGCCAAGGCGCCAGGCTATTCTTCAACTACCAGAACGAGCGATTAAAGGAGAACGTCGAGGAGCTTGTGGCCACGATGCCAGGCTCAAAGGCCTTTGCCTGCGATGTCGGGGACGATGCGCAGATCGAGGCTTTGATGCAGCATGCTCACAAGGAGGTCGGCCAGCTCGACTTTGTGGTCCACTCCGTCGCCTTCGCTCCTCGGGAGGAACTCACCGGTCAGTTCGTCAACACCACACGCAAGGGTTTCGCCACGGCGCTCGACGTGAGCGCCTATTCGCTCGTGGCAGTCACCCGCGCGGCGATGCCGCTGATGACGGGGGGGGGGTCGGTCGTCACGTTGACGTACCTGGGAGCCGAGCGCGTCGTCCCCCATTACAACGTGATGGGCGTCGCGAAGGCCGCCCTCGAAGCGACCGTGCGCTACCTTGCACACGACCTTGGACCGAAGAACATCCGCGTGAACGCCATTTCAGCCGGGCCCATCAAAACTCTTGCTGCCCGCGGCGTCTCCGGCATCAGCAAGATGGTGGATCATCACAAAGAGTTCGCCCCGCTTCGTCATGCGACGGAGCAAGGGGAAGTCGGGGACACCGCGCTTTTCCTCATCAGCCCACTCGGGCGCGGGATCACCGGTGAAGTGATCTATGTGGACGGCGGATATCACATTCTGGGGTCACTGACGTCAGCGGAATAG
- the arfB gene encoding alternative ribosome rescue aminoacyl-tRNA hydrolase ArfB, protein MLYVSQHVTIPDSEIDIHAVRSQGAGGQHVNKVSSAVHLRFDIGASSLPSLYKEELLKLKDRRISEDGVITIKAQSYRSQDQNRADALTRLQALLQSVAVPRKKRKVTKPTKSSQNRRLESKAKRGRLKALRGRVE, encoded by the coding sequence ATGCTCTACGTGTCGCAACACGTGACCATCCCAGACTCCGAGATCGACATCCATGCGGTGCGATCACAGGGGGCTGGTGGGCAGCACGTCAACAAGGTTTCGAGCGCGGTGCACTTGCGTTTCGATATCGGGGCGTCTTCCTTGCCTTCGCTCTACAAAGAAGAGCTGCTGAAACTGAAGGACCGTCGTATTTCGGAAGACGGGGTGATTACAATCAAGGCCCAGTCGTACCGGAGCCAGGACCAAAATCGAGCCGACGCCCTCACTCGACTCCAGGCATTGCTTCAGAGCGTCGCGGTACCACGAAAAAAAAGGAAGGTCACGAAGCCAACGAAGAGTTCTCAGAACAGGCGACTGGAAAGCAAGGCGAAGAGAGGGCGATTGAAAGCTCTGAGAGGGAGGGTTGAATAG
- a CDS encoding aminotransferase class V-fold PLP-dependent enzyme — protein MNAIDRRDFLTRTGRVLGAAVLAAELPLLKPHAATAASLKLDSWESIRSQFSLSPGLVHMAGFFLSSHPTSVREAIERHRRGLDADPIGYWFEQEEKQEVMVLRAAADYLGADPAEIALTDSTTMGLGLLYGGLRLRKGQEILTTTHDHYSTETSLRLRAERTGATIRQIPLYKSLKTVSRNELVDALVQQVRPYTRVIAVTWVHSSTGLKLPIHEMATAIAMINETRSEQDRVIFCVDGVHALGVENFRVSEVGCDFLVAGTHKWMFGPRGTGLIWGHKRAWPVAHAVIPTFNSRAYDIWMRVTPLNDIPVSVHMTPGGFHSFEHRWALDEAFKFHQAIGKARITQRIYELNQQLKQGLSKMSHVTLHTPLTQDLSAGIVCFEVVGLSAGQVVERLRERSIVASVTPYAMQYARLAPGLLNSAKEVETVLEAVQSLQT, from the coding sequence ATGAATGCGATAGACCGCAGGGATTTTTTAACCCGTACCGGACGGGTGTTAGGAGCTGCAGTGCTTGCCGCCGAACTTCCTCTTTTGAAGCCGCATGCCGCAACGGCGGCATCGTTAAAGCTCGACAGCTGGGAATCCATACGAAGTCAGTTTTCACTGTCGCCCGGTCTCGTCCACATGGCGGGGTTTTTCCTCTCGTCGCATCCCACATCGGTGCGCGAAGCCATCGAACGACACCGCCGTGGGCTGGATGCCGATCCCATCGGGTACTGGTTTGAACAGGAAGAGAAACAGGAAGTGATGGTCTTGCGAGCCGCCGCCGATTATCTCGGGGCCGATCCCGCTGAAATCGCGTTGACTGACAGCACGACGATGGGTTTGGGGCTTCTGTATGGAGGTCTCCGGCTCCGGAAAGGTCAGGAAATTCTGACCACGACGCACGATCACTATTCGACGGAAACATCCTTGCGCCTCCGGGCCGAACGAACTGGGGCGACGATCCGACAGATTCCGTTGTACAAGTCTTTAAAGACCGTGTCTCGAAACGAACTGGTTGATGCCTTGGTACAGCAGGTGCGTCCTTACACACGCGTCATCGCAGTAACCTGGGTCCATTCGAGCACAGGGCTCAAGTTGCCGATCCACGAAATGGCGACAGCGATTGCGATGATCAACGAAACTCGCTCTGAGCAGGATCGGGTGATCTTTTGTGTCGACGGCGTCCATGCTTTGGGCGTGGAGAATTTTCGCGTGAGCGAGGTCGGGTGCGATTTCTTGGTCGCGGGAACACACAAATGGATGTTCGGCCCTCGCGGGACCGGTCTGATCTGGGGACACAAACGTGCGTGGCCTGTCGCCCATGCGGTCATTCCGACGTTCAATTCGCGGGCGTATGACATCTGGATGAGAGTCACACCCCTCAACGACATACCCGTGTCTGTGCACATGACCCCAGGAGGATTCCATTCCTTCGAGCATCGGTGGGCGCTCGATGAAGCGTTCAAGTTTCATCAGGCCATCGGCAAGGCCCGTATCACACAGCGGATTTACGAACTGAACCAGCAATTGAAACAGGGGCTGTCGAAGATGTCGCATGTGACGTTGCATACTCCCCTCACGCAAGATCTGTCTGCCGGGATCGTCTGTTTCGAAGTGGTTGGGCTCTCCGCGGGTCAGGTGGTCGAGCGGCTGAGGGAACGCAGTATTGTCGCAAGTGTGACTCCCTATGCCATGCAGTATGCGAGATTGGCACCGGGCCTTCTCAATTCGGCGAAAGAGGTCGAAACCGTCCTCGAAGCCGTTCAGAGCCTTCAAACCTAA